The Thermotoga sp. Ku-13t genomic sequence GGGGCACGGATCGTGCTCTTCACAACGGGTCGGGGTACACCGACAGGTTGTCCGATCGCGCCGGTGATAAAGATCACCGCGAACGCGAGGACCTACGGCAGAATGAGTGACAATATAGATGTGGACGTGAGCGACGTGCTCGAGGGAAAGCTCACCATACAGCAGGCGGGGGAAAGATTGTTCGCGAAGTTGATCGAAGTGCTGAACGGCAAGCTCACAAAGAGCGAGATCCTCAAGCACTATGAGTTCGGAATTTACCTGACTCAACCGACGCTGTGATGTGATTGATCCACGCTTGCACGAATGGGGTGTTACAGGGTGAAAGTCTCTTTGAAGTACGGTGAAAAACAGTTACAGATCGAGGTTCCAGACCATACGGAAATACTCGTACCGAGAAGCGAACTTCCCAGAGTTGAAGAACCCTTCGGTGAGATCCGCAGAGCGCTGGAAAATCCCATCGGCAGTCCGACGCTGAGTGAGATCGTTCGTCAGGTCAGGCCCAAAAAAGTCGCGATACTGGTCAGCGATCTCACCAGACCGAGTCCTTCATACATCATAGTTCCACCGATCCTCGAAGAGCTCAAAAGGTCGGGTGTAAGGTCCGATCAGATAAGGATCGTTTTTGGCCTCGGCTTTCACAGGAAGATGACCGAAGACGAGATGAGGAAAGCCGTTGGAAACGAGGTTTTTGAGCAGTACGAATGCCTGAACCATGACGTAAACAAGTGTAGCTACATAGGTGAAACGAGCCGGGGTACGCCTGTGGAAGTTTTCAAACCCGTGCTGGAGTCTGACCTCATCATCGCGACGGGGAACCTCGAACTGCACTGGTTCGTCGGTTACAGTGGCGGTTACAAGGCACTCCTGCCGGGCGTGTGCAGCAAGAGAACTATCGAGAAGAACCACTCGCTCATGTTGCTGGAGGATGCCGTGGCTGGAAACGTGAACAGTCCCGTGAGGCTCGACATAGAAGAAGCTGGAGCCATGACGAACGTGAAATTCATCGTGAATGTCGTTCTGAACAGCAAGAAAGAGATTGTGAAAGCCGTGGCAGGACATCCGATAGCCGCCCACCGCGAAGGTGTCAAATACATAGACCAGATGTACAAGGTGCCCATCAGAAAGAAATACGACGTGGTGATCGCATCACCCGGTGGATTCCCGAAGGACATAAACCTTTACCAGGCGCAGAAGGGACTGGACAATGCTTCGCACGCGGTGAAAGAGAACGGAACCATCGTGCTGATCGCTGAGTGCAGGGAAGGTTTTGGTGAAAAAACTTTCGAAGAATGGATGAGGAAGGCCAGAACCCCCGAGGAACCGCTGCAGTGGATAAAAACGAATTTCGTTCTGGGTGGTCACAAAGCCGTTGGATTCTGCAAGGTTCTCAAAAAAGCCAGCATTTTCCTTTGCTCGAACATGGAAGAAGACGTTGTGAAAGAGATATTCATGACACCTTTCAGTGATCCACAGCGGGCGATAAACGCGGCGATCGAGAGACACGGAAGGCCTGCAGACGTTCTGCTCATGCCTTATGCGAACTCCACTTTGCCCGTCATCGTATGATCTTCACTTC encodes the following:
- the larA gene encoding nickel-dependent lactate racemase, which translates into the protein MKVSLKYGEKQLQIEVPDHTEILVPRSELPRVEEPFGEIRRALENPIGSPTLSEIVRQVRPKKVAILVSDLTRPSPSYIIVPPILEELKRSGVRSDQIRIVFGLGFHRKMTEDEMRKAVGNEVFEQYECLNHDVNKCSYIGETSRGTPVEVFKPVLESDLIIATGNLELHWFVGYSGGYKALLPGVCSKRTIEKNHSLMLLEDAVAGNVNSPVRLDIEEAGAMTNVKFIVNVVLNSKKEIVKAVAGHPIAAHREGVKYIDQMYKVPIRKKYDVVIASPGGFPKDINLYQAQKGLDNASHAVKENGTIVLIAECREGFGEKTFEEWMRKARTPEEPLQWIKTNFVLGGHKAVGFCKVLKKASIFLCSNMEEDVVKEIFMTPFSDPQRAINAAIERHGRPADVLLMPYANSTLPVIV